A stretch of the Ctenopharyngodon idella isolate HZGC_01 chromosome 14, HZGC01, whole genome shotgun sequence genome encodes the following:
- the thg1l gene encoding probable tRNA(His) guanylyltransferase isoform X2 translates to MDRVTSSALCSKDQPPGSKEGPGFDGRVVLYPSNRNLRDYLSWRQADCHINNLYNTTFWTLVQKGGLTTTQAEDRLNGTQAADKNEILFSEFSINYNNESPLHKKGTTLIWEKVTETATKQIKRPDEEETEVTVTRTRKKVTSHSCDIIGDQFWEEHTDILESDQC, encoded by the exons ATGGACAGAGTGACGAGTTCAGCTTTGTGTTCAAAAGATCAACCACCTGGTTCAAAAGAAGGGCCAG GCTTTGATGGCAGGGTGGTCCTGTATCCTAGCAACCGTAACCTTAGAGACTATCTAAGCTGGAGACAGGCAGATT GTCACATTAACAATTTGTACAACACTACGTTTTGGACGCTGGTGCAGAAAGGAGGACTGACCACAACACAGGCTGAAGATAGACTCAAT GGAACACAAGCAGCGGATAAGAACGAGATCTTGTTTTCTGAGTTCAGTATCAATTACAATAATGAATCCCCACTGCACAAAAAAGGCACAACTTTAATATGGGAAAAG GTGACTGAAACCGCAACTAAACAGATCAAGCGCCCAGATGAAGAAGAGACAGAAGTTACTGTAACACGGACCAGAAAGAAGGTTACAAGTCATTCCTGTGATATCATTGGAGATCAGTTCTGGGAAGAACATACAGACATTCTGGAAAGTGACCAGTGTTGA
- the thg1l gene encoding probable tRNA(His) guanylyltransferase isoform X1 yields the protein MLRLLSVNFGGLIEHRTLLRLKFSTSSVMAKSKFEYVRNFELDDTCLRNCYIVVRLDGRNFHKFSDQHNFIKPNDDRALGLMSRSARSVMEELEDITIAYGQSDEFSFVFKRSTTWFKRRASKLMTHVASQFSSSFVFYWKEYFGEQPLLYPPSFDGRVVLYPSNRNLRDYLSWRQADCHINNLYNTTFWTLVQKGGLTTTQAEDRLNGTQAADKNEILFSEFSINYNNESPLHKKGTTLIWEKVTETATKQIKRPDEEETEVTVTRTRKKVTSHSCDIIGDQFWEEHTDILESDQC from the exons ATGCTGAGACTGTTATCGGTGAACTTTGGAGGGCTTATAGAGCACAGGACACTCTTACGTCTTAAATTCAGCACATCATCTGTCATGGCCAAAAGCAAATTTGAATACGTGAGAAACTTTGAGCTTGACGACACATGTTTGAGAAACTGCTACATTGTGGTTCGGCTAGATGGACGCAACTTCCACAA GTTTTCTGATCAGCATAACTTCATTAAACCCAATGATGACAGAGCTCTGGGTTTGATGAGCCGCAGTGCCCGTTCGGTCATGGAGGAGCTGGAAGACATCACTATAGCCTATGGACAGAGTGACGAGTTCAGCTTTGTGTTCAAAAGATCAACCACCTGGTTCAAAAGAAGGGCCAG TAAACTGATGACCCATGTGGCTTCCCAGTTTTCCTCTAGCTTTGTTTTCTATTGGAAGGAGTATTTTGGGGAGCAGCCGCTGCTGTACCCGCCCAGCTTTGATGGCAGGGTGGTCCTGTATCCTAGCAACCGTAACCTTAGAGACTATCTAAGCTGGAGACAGGCAGATT GTCACATTAACAATTTGTACAACACTACGTTTTGGACGCTGGTGCAGAAAGGAGGACTGACCACAACACAGGCTGAAGATAGACTCAAT GGAACACAAGCAGCGGATAAGAACGAGATCTTGTTTTCTGAGTTCAGTATCAATTACAATAATGAATCCCCACTGCACAAAAAAGGCACAACTTTAATATGGGAAAAG GTGACTGAAACCGCAACTAAACAGATCAAGCGCCCAGATGAAGAAGAGACAGAAGTTACTGTAACACGGACCAGAAAGAAGGTTACAAGTCATTCCTGTGATATCATTGGAGATCAGTTCTGGGAAGAACATACAGACATTCTGGAAAGTGACCAGTGTTGA